One window of the Candidatus Chryseobacterium colombiense genome contains the following:
- a CDS encoding LytTR family DNA-binding domain-containing protein, with the protein MKLKAFIVDDEAMTRNTLAALIRKFCPDVEISGMAENFSTAVEALKLKQVDIIFMDINLGDRTGFEVLDELLSYQAAVVFVTAYEEFALKAFKYAAINYLLKPVSHLELIETVSRIKQSKLGTVASTDLTGENAYERKRISIPNKNKIELVAISNIVYLAAEGSYTLIYLQNKERIMISKHLKQLEEILSAYPQFIRVHRSYIVNKRFINAFNRADNGYIEMYSGVSVPVGGLYRQDIFTFFEN; encoded by the coding sequence ATGAAACTGAAAGCCTTTATAGTAGATGATGAAGCCATGACAAGGAATACACTTGCTGCCTTGATCAGAAAGTTCTGTCCCGATGTAGAAATTTCAGGTATGGCAGAAAATTTTTCCACTGCTGTTGAAGCGCTTAAACTAAAGCAGGTAGATATTATTTTCATGGATATTAACCTTGGAGATCGTACCGGTTTTGAAGTGCTGGATGAATTGCTGTCTTATCAGGCGGCGGTTGTTTTTGTGACCGCTTATGAAGAGTTTGCATTAAAAGCATTCAAATATGCCGCGATCAATTATTTACTGAAACCTGTAAGTCATCTTGAACTTATTGAAACAGTCAGCAGAATAAAGCAGTCAAAATTAGGTACTGTTGCATCGACAGATCTAACCGGGGAAAATGCTTATGAAAGAAAACGGATCTCGATTCCTAATAAGAACAAAATAGAGCTGGTTGCGATTAGCAATATCGTTTACCTGGCAGCCGAAGGAAGCTATACTCTTATTTATTTACAAAATAAGGAACGTATTATGATTTCTAAACATCTTAAGCAGTTAGAGGAAATATTATCAGCCTATCCGCAATTCATTAGGGTTCATCGTTCATATATTGTAAACAAAAGATTTATTAATGCTTTCAACAGGGCAGATAATGGTTACATTGAAATGTATTCAGGAGTATCAGTACCTGTAGGGGGACTCTATAGACAGGATATTTTTACTTTTTTTGAGAATTAG